The following proteins are co-located in the Puniceicoccus vermicola genome:
- a CDS encoding FlgD immunoglobulin-like domain containing protein translates to MKRYSLACVFAAFIPAEMLASSIYLPLSTGATPEVAYAVEPLTDRLEVKVRVEPLVDGFPAPKLSLGVAAQEDALLESEKDAAVKQTGDGKWEYVFKLPVSLLGAKPAESVFHWAMSVDWLSPSGESALRQNYFVPSDWASFRDIRSGKAQWDFFSTPAFLHDQDLNAQRIRFTFMQAMKGKASIVIEDENGDRVRNLVSGLDFDAGAHEIVWDGLDEKGSLVPFGTYSWRAISHPGITPEYLMHFYIPGHEPWAHHNWLADHSNPTSAASYGKHIVLGAPVAESGNNIVLTDLDGNKLCGVNLSSFIGLGHVFLALGPDRIYAFTEGSPHYNGIRKNEEGIPSVYGDLSLVSWDYTGKQQRYGGANGEHLVRTYYRPMDDPAVSVRTRNKVLLLDNLRGAVWFDGKLYISLHDENKIAIFDAATRQELGAIAVPSPGPIATNGDAIYILGDNDRGLYRINQPGVGAQADRLFTVHLSEPLPNKKRDGSTWPVAAGLAVNSLGEVCLSDNGVDQNLKLYAEDGTNLREIGPRGGRDPSGPWVADAILRPHGIVYDTMDRLWLTENLATPKRVSLWDTNSGKVLDQVFGPPPYGGTGACFDPEDATHWLGGGSSWRLDFENKTADIVSVLNPDLADERLQLIYESGRTFLLAKGRTLRVYEVSKDGSARLWATLGSLQDYEIKEPRWSVPEVFTRHPALREELNDFTRVLGEHGDLRNSAKMSPKAARFTVLWVDSNADGKIDVDELQVSKPTDPQLIIPYWTARQRDLNLDFLVKDDRAGWLRGALLLNGFLPTGAPKWNLEEAYSNAVPVKDFVQEAAIQSTMTDRAGRLLVNTSPMSAIAPNGDVLWSLKNAWCGVHGSQNAPLPVPGVMQGNLGFIGSAPFDDQGDITVLNGNHGRFHILTTDGIYLDDFFEDIRVALSNSPYKVGGEAFGGYFAKDMETGRFLLQAGKGGYRIYQMHGLDQLIRSSGDLFVSESQIVAAQKLIEADAAQATNRKSTSFHSVPSDVDLGDHPGQWPGGWSAVWGDSTRTFPYVRVKIVRQGDDLLLGYDVKDPSPWLNQGTATNLLFKTGDAVDFQFSTDPSANSARRDPVPGDKRLLIANYQDEPVAVLYDFKVPGTRDPVLFNSPWRSTRVDRVEAIPQAHISVKKASGGYRLIARIPLADLGLLKGLGEPFLADFGVIYGDPEGHSNVLRSYWSNTATGLVNDVPGETQINPSLWGTLRSE, encoded by the coding sequence TTGAAAAGATACTCACTCGCATGTGTCTTCGCCGCCTTCATTCCGGCAGAGATGCTGGCTTCATCCATCTACTTGCCGCTTTCGACGGGGGCGACGCCAGAGGTTGCTTATGCGGTTGAGCCACTGACAGATCGGCTTGAGGTAAAAGTCCGTGTAGAGCCGCTGGTGGATGGTTTCCCTGCTCCGAAGCTTAGCTTGGGGGTGGCAGCCCAGGAGGATGCCTTACTGGAGAGCGAAAAGGATGCTGCGGTCAAGCAGACAGGAGACGGAAAATGGGAATATGTTTTTAAACTGCCTGTATCATTATTGGGAGCAAAGCCAGCCGAGTCGGTTTTTCATTGGGCAATGTCGGTTGATTGGCTCTCCCCATCGGGCGAGTCTGCCCTACGGCAAAATTACTTTGTGCCGTCTGACTGGGCATCTTTTAGAGATATTCGAAGTGGCAAGGCTCAGTGGGATTTTTTTAGTACGCCTGCTTTTCTGCATGATCAGGATCTGAACGCCCAGCGTATTCGCTTCACTTTTATGCAAGCGATGAAGGGAAAGGCTTCGATTGTGATCGAAGATGAAAATGGAGATCGTGTGCGTAATCTGGTCTCCGGATTGGACTTTGACGCGGGTGCGCACGAAATCGTTTGGGATGGGTTGGATGAAAAAGGTAGTTTAGTTCCCTTTGGAACGTATAGCTGGCGGGCTATTTCACATCCAGGAATCACTCCAGAGTATTTGATGCATTTCTACATTCCTGGTCATGAGCCCTGGGCGCATCACAACTGGCTGGCCGATCACAGCAATCCCACTAGTGCGGCGTCCTATGGGAAGCATATCGTGCTTGGTGCGCCGGTAGCGGAGTCTGGTAACAATATCGTTCTGACGGATCTTGATGGTAACAAGCTGTGTGGTGTTAACCTTTCGTCGTTTATCGGGCTGGGGCACGTGTTTCTAGCTTTGGGACCTGATCGTATATACGCTTTCACGGAAGGCAGTCCGCATTACAATGGGATCCGTAAAAATGAAGAAGGTATCCCATCTGTCTATGGTGACCTTTCCCTTGTCTCCTGGGACTACACCGGCAAGCAACAGCGGTATGGTGGGGCAAACGGTGAGCACCTGGTACGGACATACTATCGACCTATGGACGATCCGGCGGTCTCTGTCCGGACTCGTAATAAAGTCCTTTTGCTGGATAACTTGCGCGGGGCGGTGTGGTTTGACGGGAAGCTGTATATCTCTCTTCACGACGAGAATAAAATCGCTATCTTTGATGCGGCGACTAGACAGGAACTGGGAGCGATTGCCGTTCCTTCACCGGGTCCTATCGCCACAAACGGAGACGCTATTTATATTTTAGGTGATAACGATCGGGGGCTCTACCGGATCAATCAACCGGGAGTCGGAGCTCAGGCAGATAGACTATTTACGGTGCATCTGAGTGAGCCATTACCAAACAAAAAGCGGGATGGCTCAACCTGGCCGGTGGCGGCCGGATTGGCCGTCAATTCACTGGGAGAGGTTTGCCTCAGTGACAATGGGGTCGATCAAAACCTCAAGCTGTATGCTGAGGACGGGACGAATCTCCGCGAGATTGGTCCCCGTGGCGGGCGAGATCCCAGTGGCCCATGGGTCGCGGATGCGATTTTACGTCCTCATGGAATTGTCTATGACACGATGGATCGGCTTTGGTTGACGGAGAACCTGGCCACACCCAAGCGCGTTAGTCTGTGGGATACAAATTCAGGTAAGGTTTTGGATCAAGTTTTCGGTCCGCCTCCTTACGGTGGTACGGGGGCATGTTTTGATCCTGAAGACGCTACGCATTGGCTGGGAGGAGGTTCGTCCTGGCGTTTGGATTTTGAGAATAAAACAGCAGATATCGTGTCGGTTTTGAATCCCGACTTGGCTGATGAACGCTTGCAGTTGATCTACGAGAGTGGTCGGACGTTTTTATTAGCCAAAGGGCGTACGCTACGAGTTTACGAGGTCAGCAAAGATGGGAGTGCGAGACTGTGGGCCACATTAGGCTCTCTTCAGGATTATGAGATCAAGGAGCCACGCTGGAGTGTGCCTGAGGTATTTACGCGTCACCCGGCCTTGCGAGAAGAACTCAATGACTTTACCCGCGTTCTTGGCGAGCATGGTGATCTGAGGAATAGTGCGAAAATGAGCCCGAAGGCCGCACGCTTTACAGTGCTTTGGGTCGATTCAAATGCAGATGGAAAAATTGACGTGGACGAGCTGCAGGTCTCTAAGCCTACAGATCCCCAGTTGATCATACCATACTGGACCGCCCGACAGCGTGACCTGAATCTGGACTTTCTTGTAAAGGATGATCGTGCTGGCTGGTTACGCGGTGCACTTCTGCTGAACGGATTTTTACCTACCGGTGCTCCGAAATGGAATCTTGAGGAGGCATACTCCAATGCTGTCCCCGTGAAGGATTTTGTACAGGAGGCAGCGATTCAGTCTACAATGACTGACCGCGCAGGTCGGTTGCTCGTAAATACGTCACCCATGTCCGCCATCGCCCCCAATGGTGATGTCCTGTGGAGCCTGAAAAATGCTTGGTGTGGGGTACATGGTTCTCAGAATGCTCCCTTGCCTGTGCCAGGGGTGATGCAGGGAAATCTTGGCTTTATCGGTAGTGCACCGTTTGACGATCAAGGCGACATAACAGTTCTCAACGGCAATCATGGTCGGTTTCACATACTTACTACCGACGGTATTTATTTGGATGACTTCTTTGAGGACATCCGGGTGGCGCTTTCGAATAGCCCCTACAAGGTTGGTGGTGAGGCTTTTGGTGGTTATTTCGCCAAGGATATGGAAACCGGACGCTTTCTGCTCCAGGCGGGGAAGGGGGGATATCGTATTTACCAAATGCACGGACTCGACCAGCTTATACGTTCCAGTGGCGATCTATTCGTTTCGGAGTCTCAGATTGTCGCTGCACAGAAGTTGATCGAAGCCGATGCTGCTCAAGCGACGAACCGCAAGAGTACCTCTTTTCATTCAGTTCCCTCTGATGTTGATTTGGGAGATCATCCGGGACAATGGCCTGGGGGATGGTCAGCCGTTTGGGGTGATTCTACACGCACTTTCCCATATGTTCGGGTCAAGATTGTTCGCCAAGGGGATGACCTCTTACTGGGATATGATGTGAAAGATCCAAGCCCTTGGCTGAACCAGGGCACTGCCACAAACCTTTTGTTTAAAACGGGAGATGCCGTGGACTTTCAGTTTTCCACTGATCCATCTGCAAATAGTGCTCGCCGGGATCCTGTCCCTGGAGACAAGCGTCTGCTAATTGCCAATTATCAGGATGAACCAGTAGCTGTATTGTATGATTTTAAAGTACCCGGAACGAGGGATCCGGTGCTTTTCAACAGTCCGTGGCGTTCGACACGGGTGGACAGGGTGGAGGCGATTCCGCAGGCTCATATATCGGTCAAGAAGGCTTCAGGTGGTTATCGACTGATCGCCCGGATTCCATTGGCCGACTTAGGACTGCTGAAAGGCCTGGGCGAACCCTTTTTGGCGGATTTTGGTGTCATTTACGGAGACCCCGAAGGTCATAGTAATGTACTTCGAAGTTACTGGTCCAATACTGCCACGGGCTTAGTCAACGACGTGCCTGGCGAAACTCAGATCAATCCCAGCCTGTGGGGGACGCTTCGATCAGAATGA
- a CDS encoding DUF4372 domain-containing protein — MNSGRLIFTQITDLIHREQFNRCMLLHPMPRASKSMTARDQFLAMAFAQMTFRESLRDIEACLDGCAHCYAMGIRGKIVRTNLAYANENRDWRVYEALGQILIRKARRLYVEDSNGLDIEEMVYALDASTIDLC; from the coding sequence ATGAACTCCGGACGCCTGATTTTCACCCAGATCACCGATCTCATCCATCGCGAACAGTTCAACCGCTGCATGTTGCTGCACCCGATGCCAAGGGCGAGTAAAAGTATGACCGCTCGCGACCAGTTTCTCGCCATGGCCTTCGCCCAGATGACCTTCAGGGAGAGTCTGCGCGATATCGAAGCGTGCCTGGACGGTTGCGCTCATTGCTACGCGATGGGTATTCGCGGGAAGATCGTCCGGACCAATCTCGCCTACGCGAACGAGAATCGGGATTGGCGCGTCTACGAAGCTCTCGGCCAAATACTGATTCGCAAAGCCCGCCGATTGTATGTCGAAGATTCCAACGGATTGGACATCGAGGAGATGGTTTACGCGCTCGATGCCTCGACCATCGACTTGTGC
- a CDS encoding GntR family transcriptional regulator produces the protein MPKKKTAKNSVEFPEELDFQIQSNEVAYLSITQKIRDLILSRRLLPGTRLPTLPHLAEHWGTNYYTVQTALTPLVNEGLLIRRQRSGTFVAQDTPQMRSIGFYFGAHFWTVNSASFYQGFYLAAREFFEVKGIQVHLFIDTRKPEQQTEPWKPLIDAIKACSVNAVIGSLLNPTNVSWLVNLRAPKVLMTGAVGAGPYRLAFDNHFLEKSFRRLHKRGCKRVGLICSYGFPEFDEVERLARKFELAIKPTWVKRFEGGSHDFEEVGYLAFDAIWSQSERPDGIVIHPDSIGKGVIMSILKHQVKIPEDVNLVMHSNDKVYFHCPLPIDWAVVSVGRLLEESWAHLKKQLKGEVVDVVDVPISFTPRTIKSPPVTRTRRNLKAT, from the coding sequence ATGCCCAAGAAAAAAACGGCTAAGAATTCTGTGGAGTTTCCAGAAGAGCTGGATTTTCAAATCCAGAGCAACGAGGTAGCCTACCTAAGCATCACTCAGAAAATACGTGATCTCATCTTATCCAGAAGACTATTACCGGGAACGCGCCTTCCTACATTGCCACATTTAGCCGAACACTGGGGAACCAACTACTATACGGTGCAGACGGCGCTGACACCACTGGTAAATGAAGGCTTACTAATTCGTCGACAGCGATCGGGTACATTTGTTGCTCAGGATACACCGCAGATGCGGTCGATCGGCTTTTACTTTGGCGCACATTTCTGGACCGTAAACTCCGCTTCCTTTTATCAGGGATTTTATCTAGCTGCTCGTGAGTTTTTTGAGGTTAAGGGCATTCAAGTTCACCTATTTATAGATACAAGAAAGCCCGAGCAGCAGACAGAGCCTTGGAAGCCCCTGATAGACGCAATCAAGGCGTGTAGTGTAAATGCCGTAATTGGGTCATTATTAAATCCAACTAACGTGAGTTGGTTGGTAAACCTTCGCGCCCCCAAGGTCCTAATGACAGGAGCAGTTGGAGCAGGACCATACCGCCTAGCCTTCGATAATCATTTCCTAGAAAAGAGTTTCCGGCGCTTGCATAAGCGCGGATGCAAACGTGTAGGTCTTATTTGTAGCTACGGCTTTCCTGAGTTTGATGAGGTTGAGCGTCTTGCTCGTAAATTTGAGTTGGCCATAAAACCTACTTGGGTAAAAAGATTCGAAGGCGGTTCCCACGACTTCGAAGAAGTCGGATACCTGGCATTTGATGCGATATGGAGCCAGTCGGAGCGGCCGGATGGAATCGTGATCCACCCTGATAGTATCGGCAAGGGCGTTATCATGTCGATTTTGAAGCATCAAGTGAAAATTCCAGAAGACGTAAACCTAGTCATGCATAGCAACGACAAGGTCTATTTCCACTGTCCACTTCCCATAGACTGGGCCGTTGTTAGCGTTGGAAGACTATTGGAGGAAAGCTGGGCTCATCTAAAGAAGCAACTCAAAGGGGAAGTCGTTGATGTAGTCGATGTGCCAATCAGCTTCACCCCCAGAACAATCAAATCCCCCCCAGTGACCCGAACAAGGCGTAATCTGAAGGCGACTTGA